AAGGAACAGATCATGTTTCCCGAGGTGAATTACGACAAGATCGACAAGATCCGCGGCATGAACATCACCATCGTCACCACGGCCCGTACCGACGAAGAAGGCCTTGAGCTCCTGCGGCTCATGGGCATGCCCTTCCGGGCGTAAGCAAGAGAGGAGAGCAGACGTTGGCCAAGAAATCGATCATCGCCAAGTCGAAACGGACGCCGAAATTCGCCGTCCGGAAATATAACCGGTGTCCGCGCTGCGGCAGGCCGCGCGCTTTCTACCGGAAGTTCCGGCTGTGCCGGATCTGCCTGAGGCAGCTCGCCCTTCGCGGGGAGCTTCCCGGCGTGACCAAGGCGAGCTGGTAGGGGGAAGGGATGACAATGGCAATGGCGAACAACGATCACGTGTCGGATCTGCTGGCGAGGCTGCGCAATGCCCAGCAGGCACGCTTCGAACAGATGGAGATCCCCTCGACGAACATCCTCCACGGAATCACGCAGATCCTCAAGGAGGAAGGGTTCATCAAGGGATACCGGGTCGTGACCGAAAAAAACGCGAGCCGCCTCCGCATCGCCCTGAAATCGACCCCGGAGACGGGATACGCCATCAAGGGGATTCGCCGGATGAGTCGGCCGGGACGGCGCCTCTATGTCGGGAAGGACGAAATCCCGATGGTGAAGAACGGGTTCGGCATCGCCATCGTCTCCACGTCGCGCGGCGTCATGACGGGGGAGAAGGCGAAGAAGCTTTCGATCGGCGGCGAGCTGCTCTGCGAGGTCTGGTAGGCGGTTTCCGCGTTCTTTCCAA
The nucleotide sequence above comes from Deltaproteobacteria bacterium. Encoded proteins:
- a CDS encoding type Z 30S ribosomal protein S14 encodes the protein MAKKSIIAKSKRTPKFAVRKYNRCPRCGRPRAFYRKFRLCRICLRQLALRGELPGVTKASW
- the rpsH gene encoding 30S ribosomal protein S8, with translation MANNDHVSDLLARLRNAQQARFEQMEIPSTNILHGITQILKEEGFIKGYRVVTEKNASRLRIALKSTPETGYAIKGIRRMSRPGRRLYVGKDEIPMVKNGFGIAIVSTSRGVMTGEKAKKLSIGGELLCEVW